One window of Athalia rosae chromosome 2, iyAthRosa1.1, whole genome shotgun sequence genomic DNA carries:
- the LOC105692072 gene encoding eukaryotic translation initiation factor 4E transporter-like isoform X4 — MSSESVSSDKQQPDPKIEGDEAIISMSVAGEVTDSSIVEVGRSRPQFQYTREELMEMKAQPLSKRRPDCLDSAYNNSRGVWDPERWHLDRKRSETPPDDERNGRGDQVIENHSKRRSGDFRERIRKESDGIVLSPQRRNFNSGCFVNVSQLPARRPESPISKPEVGHREPVRRIGSGRILTRDVWDFRPENEKLEPDRPEFGFRFGATGGGPMRDRDGRDTRDVGRDREGLRDRERERDYMREIDERYERRSFGRDFGDRERDRDRDRMDRNDRHDRNHQMDRDKDRGRDRRFGNDRRRTYSDNREIDEPEWFSSGPTSQHDTIELRGFEDIPEDKALNNNNIKGKKQSPAQKKRGKKNPMEKDEKSSENTSGPKGRSTPTPTDQPANLAPAPHSPISEQNEPASPSSEKKSNAEENSFTTSKTTSNETTANKPQNENQPDFNLDDFLKSDSFPGVHGLLTNGVGASGGTESRFSQWFKRESPVQQMDSRPASIQDELLNNLLNDITEPNIQIPSVTESNAYFAPISPANTTNNTTSTTGVKLLEMLQRGNKPNQNGQGDATSTVVPMMKNSSIKEMEVGGKVVHSLEELEARMRGAPAPPPTAVEPPKITKTDEDLSAFKKLLAQVTGGQAVPAANGPIAQKTQPITLMQLLNKTQQHVAQQQQLAEQMHPPNFNHAGPLGPTQHPHQAQMQHENLMKVLQIQQQQQKQRQQQPPDMLSMMMGQRMMGVSPLPPEMQMMVNNAPSSRELLQRPEAQAIIQGLQQGEITQQHLIQQLQNPVMQHRHREVLVNILKMYGGAAPRTVSPHPSAPTPQDHILQQMLYQQQQQQQQQQQQQQQQQQQQRIPSPMNNAYCPAPIISPNLAVSPNTLTVQHPVIPHRVPSPRELVMHTQSIIQNALIKKKLEEQRENFRKRQEQQQQQQSQRIASPVNSPAKQQLSPTPLAFTPTSVLRKMTAEKEPEGRPIVKGGGGNQFQYSGNTDYQQQQQQHQQQQQQQQQQQQQQQQRVAIGTYGNLARSKHTMASPLSHVPNPQQFNLPPNSIIGQRSNSINNQLKPQQVQPHLSNIQQQRTVNPQLQQLVMNQNYNAARKGLFIDGRAMRPQPINMPVGRQASPGLGFIGSNGGDLSPTSNQLARWFSPELLAQARAGKLPELGQTNVLSLEELERLQHASTTVHN; from the exons ATGTCTTCGGAATCGGTGTCAAGTGATAAGCAGCAGCCAGACCCGAAGATCGAAG GGGATGAAGCGATAATATCAATGTCTGTGGCAGGTGAGGTGACCGACTCTTCCATTGTGGAAGTTGGTAGGTCTCGGCCTCAGTTTCAGTATACTCGG GAGGAACTGATGGAAATGAAAGCTCAACCTTTATCTAAGCGTCGTCCAGATTGCTTGGATTCTGCATATAACAA TTCACGAGGGGTTTGGGATCCTGAGCGCTGGCATCTTGATAGAAAACGTAGTGAAACTCCCCCGGATGACGAAAGAAACGGTCGCGGGGATCAAGTTATCGAAAATCATAGCAAACGTCGTAGCGGTGATTTTCGGGAAcggatccggaaagagtcagATGGGATAGTGCTCAGTCCTCAGCGTCGTAATTTTAACTCTGGATGCTTCGTTAATGTGAGTCAACTTCCAGCTCGACGTCCAGAAAGTCCAATCAGCAAACCAGAG GTTGGACATCGAGAACCAGTGCGTCGCATAGGTAGCGGTCGCATATTGACCCGTGACGTCTGGGACTTCAGACCTGAGAATGAAAAGCTTGAACCAGATCGCCCGGAGTTTGGCTTTAGGTTTGGGGCAACAGGCGGTGGGCCGATGAGAGATAGAGATGGAAGAGATACCCGTGATGTAGGCCGAGATCGTGAAGGTCTCAGAGATAGAGAACGGGAACGTGATTATATGAGAGAAATAGATGAGAGGTATGAAAGACGTTCCTTTGGGAGAGACTTTGGTGATCGGGAGAGAGACCGCGATCGCGATCGAATGGATCGAAATGACAGGCATGATCGCAATCATCAAATGGATCGAGACAAGGATCGTGGTCGTGATAGGAGATTTGGTAATGATCGCAGAAGGACGTATAGCGATAATAGAGAAATTGACGAACCTGAGTGGTTCAGTTCCGGGCCAACATCCCAACACGATACCATAGAACTTCGTGGCTTTGAAGATATTCCTGAAGACAAAGCgttaaacaataataacatcAAAGGTAAAAAACAGTCACCGGCTCAGAAGAAAAGAGGCAAGAAGAATCCCAtggaaaaagacgaaaaatcaAGTGAGAACACGTCAGGGCCCAAGGGTCGCAGTACACCTACGCCCACCGATCAACCAGCTAATTTAGCTCCAGCTCCACATTCACCGATCTCTGAACAAAACGAGCCCGCATCTCCCTCGTcggaaaagaaatcaaatgcAGAGGAAAATTCATTTACAACATCAAAGACTACATCAAATGAAACCACTGCCAATAAGCCCCAGAATGAAAACCAGCCAGACTTCAATCTTGATGATTTTCTGAAGTCCGATTCTTTCCCTGGAGTTCATGGTCTTCTAACT AACGGTGTCGGAGCAAGTGGGGGAACAGAATCACGCTTTAGCCAATGGTTTAAAAGGGAGAGTCCCGTTCAACAAATGGACAGTCGACCTGCCTCCATACAAGATGAGCTGTTGAATAACTTGCTCAACGATATTACCGAGCCAAATATCCAAATCCCTTCTGTTACCGAATCCAATGCCTACTTTGCACCCATATCTCCTGCCAATACAACAAACAACACCACTTCCACAACTGGCGTAAAACTCTTAGAAATGTTACAACGTGGTAATAAACCAAATCAGAATGGCCAAGGAGATGCTACTAGTACTGTCGTACCAATGATGAAAAACTCATCCATCAAGGAAATGG AGGTTGGTGGTAAAGTTGTGCACAGCTTAGAAGAATTAGAAGCCCGTATGAGAGGAGCACCAGCTCCTCCTCCCACTGCTGTTGAACCtccaaaaataacgaagacCGATGAAGATCTCTCTGCTTTCAAAAAGCTG CTTGCTCAAGTGACTGGGGGTCAAGCTGTTCCAGCAGCCAATGGTCCGATTGCTCAGAAAACTCAACCGATCACGCTGATGCAG CTATTGAATAAGACTCAACAACATGTTGctcagcagcagcaactggCTGAGCAGATGCATCCACCAAATTTCAATCACGCAGGTCCACTTGGACCAACGCAACATCCCCACCAGGCACAAATGCAGCATGAAAACTTGATGAAAGTATTGCAGATTCAG caacaacaacagaaaCAGAGACAGCAACAACCTCCGGATATGCTGTCTATGATGATGGGACAACGTATGATGGGTGTCAGCCCTTTGCCTCCTGAAATGCAGATGATGGTGAACAATGCTCCGTCCAGTAGAGAGCTCTTGCAACGACCTGAAGCTCAAGCTATTATCCAAGGCTTACAACAAGGAGAAATTACACAGCAACACCTCATTCAGCAGTTGCAG AATCCTGTGATGCAGCATCGTCATCGTGAAGTATTGGTCAACATCCTTAAGATGTATGGTGGTGCCGCTCCACGCACGGTGAGTCCACATCCAAGTGCGCCAACACCCCAAGACCACATACTACAGCAGATGCTCtatcagcagcaacaacaacaacaacaacagcaacaacaacagcagcagcaacaacaacagcaaagAATACCTTCGCCAATGAACAATG CTTACTGTCCTGCACCAATAATATCACCAAACTTGGCTGTGAGCCCTAATACTTTGACGGTACAACATCCAG TAATACCCCACCGAGTGCCATCGCCACGTGAGCTGGTGATGCACACGCAGTCAATAATCCAGAACGCATTGATCAAGAAGAAGTTAGAGGAACAACGGGAAAATTTCCGTAAGCGACAggagcaacaacagcagcagcaatctCAAAGGATCGCTAGCCCCGTTAATTCGCCAGCCAAACAGCAGCTGAGTCCAACTCCTCTGGCCTTCACACCCACCTCAGTTCTTCGTAAGATGACTGCTGAAAAGGAACCCGAGG GACGGCCTATAGTGAAAGGTGGTGGTGGAAATCAATTCCAGTATAGCGGCAATACTGATtatcagcaacagcaacagcaacaccaacaacagcaacaacaacagcagcagcagcaacagcaacaacagcaaagAGTCGCGATTGGAACATATGGAAATTTGGCCCGATCAAAACACACAATGGCGTCGCCACTTTCTCATGTTCCTAATCCTCAGCAGTTCAATCTTCCACCAAATTCTATTATTGGCCAACGTTCGAATTCTATCAACAATCAGCTCAAACCACAACAAGTCCAGCCTCACCTCTCCAACATACAGCAACAGCGAACAGTTAATCCTCAGCTGCAACAACTTGTTATGAACCAGAACTATAACGCTGCTCGTAAGG GTCTTTTTATAGATGGACGAGCAATGCGACCACAGCCCATAAATATGCCTGTGGGTCGACAGGCATCTCCTGGTCTTGGATTTATAGGCAGTAATGGCGGAGATCTGTCGCCGACTTCAAATCAATTGGCACGGTGGTTTAGTCCAGAATTGCTTGCGCAAGCTCGTGCCGGAAAACTACCAGAATTGGGGCAAACTAACGTCTTGTCATTGGAAGAGTTGGAAAGGCTTCAGCATGCCTCTACGACTGTCCATAACTAA
- the LOC105692072 gene encoding eukaryotic translation initiation factor 4E transporter-like isoform X1, whose protein sequence is MSSESVSSDKQQPDPKIEGDEAIISMSVAGEVTDSSIVEVGRSRPQFQYTREELMEMKAQPLSKRRPDCLDSAYNNSRGVWDPERWHLDRKRSETPPDDERNGRGDQVIENHSKRRSGDFRERIRKESDGIVLSPQRRNFNSGCFVNVSQLPARRPESPISKPEVGHREPVRRIGSGRILTRDVWDFRPENEKLEPDRPEFGFRFGATGGGPMRDRDGRDTRDVGRDREGLRDRERERDYMREIDERYERRSFGRDFGDRERDRDRDRMDRNDRHDRNHQMDRDKDRGRDRRFGNDRRRTYSDNREIDEPEWFSSGPTSQHDTIELRGFEDIPEDKALNNNNIKGKKQSPAQKKRGKKNPMEKDEKSSENTSGPKGRSTPTPTDQPANLAPAPHSPISEQNEPASPSSEKKSNAEENSFTTSKTTSNETTANKPQNENQPDFNLDDFLKSDSFPGVHGLLTNGVGASGGTESRFSQWFKRESPVQQMDSRPASIQDELLNNLLNDITEPNIQIPSVTESNAYFAPISPANTTNNTTSTTGVKLLEMLQRGNKPNQNGQGDATSTVVPMMKNSSIKEMEVGGKVVHSLEELEARMRGAPAPPPTAVEPPKITKTDEDLSAFKKLLAQVTGGQAVPAANGPIAQKTQPITLMQLLNKTQQHVAQQQQLAEQMHPPNFNHAGPLGPTQHPHQAQMQHENLMKVLQIQQQQQKQRQQQPPDMLSMMMGQRMMGVSPLPPEMQMMVNNAPSSRELLQRPEAQAIIQGLQQGEITQQHLIQQLQNPVMQHRHREVLVNILKMYGGAAPRTVSPHPSAPTPQDHILQQMLYQQQQQQQQQQQQQQQQQQQQRIPSPMNNAYCPAPIISPNLAVSPNTLTVQHPVIPHRVPSPRELVMHTQSIIQNALIKKKLEEQRENFRKRQEQQQQQQSQRIASPVNSPAKQQLSPTPLAFTPTSVLRKMTAEKEPEGSGDPTKMGNQVQVSHMQQVQSAVQLIAQGVISRHNTLRPQPVQPSWSGPTVKQHPGRPIVKGGGGNQFQYSGNTDYQQQQQQHQQQQQQQQQQQQQQQQRVAIGTYGNLARSKHTMASPLSHVPNPQQFNLPPNSIIGQRSNSINNQLKPQQVQPHLSNIQQQRTVNPQLQQLVMNQNYNAARKGLFIDGRAMRPQPINMPVGRQASPGLGFIGSNGGDLSPTSNQLARWFSPELLAQARAGKLPELGQTNVLSLEELERLQHASTTVHN, encoded by the exons ATGTCTTCGGAATCGGTGTCAAGTGATAAGCAGCAGCCAGACCCGAAGATCGAAG GGGATGAAGCGATAATATCAATGTCTGTGGCAGGTGAGGTGACCGACTCTTCCATTGTGGAAGTTGGTAGGTCTCGGCCTCAGTTTCAGTATACTCGG GAGGAACTGATGGAAATGAAAGCTCAACCTTTATCTAAGCGTCGTCCAGATTGCTTGGATTCTGCATATAACAA TTCACGAGGGGTTTGGGATCCTGAGCGCTGGCATCTTGATAGAAAACGTAGTGAAACTCCCCCGGATGACGAAAGAAACGGTCGCGGGGATCAAGTTATCGAAAATCATAGCAAACGTCGTAGCGGTGATTTTCGGGAAcggatccggaaagagtcagATGGGATAGTGCTCAGTCCTCAGCGTCGTAATTTTAACTCTGGATGCTTCGTTAATGTGAGTCAACTTCCAGCTCGACGTCCAGAAAGTCCAATCAGCAAACCAGAG GTTGGACATCGAGAACCAGTGCGTCGCATAGGTAGCGGTCGCATATTGACCCGTGACGTCTGGGACTTCAGACCTGAGAATGAAAAGCTTGAACCAGATCGCCCGGAGTTTGGCTTTAGGTTTGGGGCAACAGGCGGTGGGCCGATGAGAGATAGAGATGGAAGAGATACCCGTGATGTAGGCCGAGATCGTGAAGGTCTCAGAGATAGAGAACGGGAACGTGATTATATGAGAGAAATAGATGAGAGGTATGAAAGACGTTCCTTTGGGAGAGACTTTGGTGATCGGGAGAGAGACCGCGATCGCGATCGAATGGATCGAAATGACAGGCATGATCGCAATCATCAAATGGATCGAGACAAGGATCGTGGTCGTGATAGGAGATTTGGTAATGATCGCAGAAGGACGTATAGCGATAATAGAGAAATTGACGAACCTGAGTGGTTCAGTTCCGGGCCAACATCCCAACACGATACCATAGAACTTCGTGGCTTTGAAGATATTCCTGAAGACAAAGCgttaaacaataataacatcAAAGGTAAAAAACAGTCACCGGCTCAGAAGAAAAGAGGCAAGAAGAATCCCAtggaaaaagacgaaaaatcaAGTGAGAACACGTCAGGGCCCAAGGGTCGCAGTACACCTACGCCCACCGATCAACCAGCTAATTTAGCTCCAGCTCCACATTCACCGATCTCTGAACAAAACGAGCCCGCATCTCCCTCGTcggaaaagaaatcaaatgcAGAGGAAAATTCATTTACAACATCAAAGACTACATCAAATGAAACCACTGCCAATAAGCCCCAGAATGAAAACCAGCCAGACTTCAATCTTGATGATTTTCTGAAGTCCGATTCTTTCCCTGGAGTTCATGGTCTTCTAACT AACGGTGTCGGAGCAAGTGGGGGAACAGAATCACGCTTTAGCCAATGGTTTAAAAGGGAGAGTCCCGTTCAACAAATGGACAGTCGACCTGCCTCCATACAAGATGAGCTGTTGAATAACTTGCTCAACGATATTACCGAGCCAAATATCCAAATCCCTTCTGTTACCGAATCCAATGCCTACTTTGCACCCATATCTCCTGCCAATACAACAAACAACACCACTTCCACAACTGGCGTAAAACTCTTAGAAATGTTACAACGTGGTAATAAACCAAATCAGAATGGCCAAGGAGATGCTACTAGTACTGTCGTACCAATGATGAAAAACTCATCCATCAAGGAAATGG AGGTTGGTGGTAAAGTTGTGCACAGCTTAGAAGAATTAGAAGCCCGTATGAGAGGAGCACCAGCTCCTCCTCCCACTGCTGTTGAACCtccaaaaataacgaagacCGATGAAGATCTCTCTGCTTTCAAAAAGCTG CTTGCTCAAGTGACTGGGGGTCAAGCTGTTCCAGCAGCCAATGGTCCGATTGCTCAGAAAACTCAACCGATCACGCTGATGCAG CTATTGAATAAGACTCAACAACATGTTGctcagcagcagcaactggCTGAGCAGATGCATCCACCAAATTTCAATCACGCAGGTCCACTTGGACCAACGCAACATCCCCACCAGGCACAAATGCAGCATGAAAACTTGATGAAAGTATTGCAGATTCAG caacaacaacagaaaCAGAGACAGCAACAACCTCCGGATATGCTGTCTATGATGATGGGACAACGTATGATGGGTGTCAGCCCTTTGCCTCCTGAAATGCAGATGATGGTGAACAATGCTCCGTCCAGTAGAGAGCTCTTGCAACGACCTGAAGCTCAAGCTATTATCCAAGGCTTACAACAAGGAGAAATTACACAGCAACACCTCATTCAGCAGTTGCAG AATCCTGTGATGCAGCATCGTCATCGTGAAGTATTGGTCAACATCCTTAAGATGTATGGTGGTGCCGCTCCACGCACGGTGAGTCCACATCCAAGTGCGCCAACACCCCAAGACCACATACTACAGCAGATGCTCtatcagcagcaacaacaacaacaacaacagcaacaacaacagcagcagcaacaacaacagcaaagAATACCTTCGCCAATGAACAATG CTTACTGTCCTGCACCAATAATATCACCAAACTTGGCTGTGAGCCCTAATACTTTGACGGTACAACATCCAG TAATACCCCACCGAGTGCCATCGCCACGTGAGCTGGTGATGCACACGCAGTCAATAATCCAGAACGCATTGATCAAGAAGAAGTTAGAGGAACAACGGGAAAATTTCCGTAAGCGACAggagcaacaacagcagcagcaatctCAAAGGATCGCTAGCCCCGTTAATTCGCCAGCCAAACAGCAGCTGAGTCCAACTCCTCTGGCCTTCACACCCACCTCAGTTCTTCGTAAGATGACTGCTGAAAAGGAACCCGAGG GCAGCGGTGATCCAACGAAAATGGGCAACCAGGTTCAGGTGTCACATATGCAACAAGTGCAGTCTGCGGTACAGCTGATTGCACAAGGTGTGATCTCACGGCATAATACACTGCGGCCACAGCCAGTACAGCCATCGTGGTCTGGTCCGACGGTCAAACAACATCCTG GACGGCCTATAGTGAAAGGTGGTGGTGGAAATCAATTCCAGTATAGCGGCAATACTGATtatcagcaacagcaacagcaacaccaacaacagcaacaacaacagcagcagcagcaacagcaacaacagcaaagAGTCGCGATTGGAACATATGGAAATTTGGCCCGATCAAAACACACAATGGCGTCGCCACTTTCTCATGTTCCTAATCCTCAGCAGTTCAATCTTCCACCAAATTCTATTATTGGCCAACGTTCGAATTCTATCAACAATCAGCTCAAACCACAACAAGTCCAGCCTCACCTCTCCAACATACAGCAACAGCGAACAGTTAATCCTCAGCTGCAACAACTTGTTATGAACCAGAACTATAACGCTGCTCGTAAGG GTCTTTTTATAGATGGACGAGCAATGCGACCACAGCCCATAAATATGCCTGTGGGTCGACAGGCATCTCCTGGTCTTGGATTTATAGGCAGTAATGGCGGAGATCTGTCGCCGACTTCAAATCAATTGGCACGGTGGTTTAGTCCAGAATTGCTTGCGCAAGCTCGTGCCGGAAAACTACCAGAATTGGGGCAAACTAACGTCTTGTCATTGGAAGAGTTGGAAAGGCTTCAGCATGCCTCTACGACTGTCCATAACTAA
- the LOC105692072 gene encoding eukaryotic translation initiation factor 4E transporter-like isoform X2, with translation MSSESVSSDKQQPDPKIEGDEAIISMSVAGEVTDSSIVEVGRSRPQFQYTREELMEMKAQPLSKRRPDCLDSAYNNSRGVWDPERWHLDRKRSETPPDDERNGRGDQVIENHSKRRSGDFRERIRKESDGIVLSPQRRNFNSGCFVNVSQLPARRPESPISKPEVGHREPVRRIGSGRILTRDVWDFRPENEKLEPDRPEFGFRFGATGGGPMRDRDGRDTRDVGRDREGLRDRERERDYMREIDERYERRSFGRDFGDRERDRDRDRMDRNDRHDRNHQMDRDKDRGRDRRFGNDRRRTYSDNREIDEPEWFSSGPTSQHDTIELRGFEDIPEDKALNNNNIKGKKQSPAQKKRGKKNPMEKDEKSSENTSGPKGRSTPTPTDQPANLAPAPHSPISEQNEPASPSSEKKSNAEENSFTTSKTTSNETTANKPQNENQPDFNLDDFLKSDSFPGVHGLLTNGVGASGGTESRFSQWFKRESPVQQMDSRPASIQDELLNNLLNDITEPNIQIPSVTESNAYFAPISPANTTNNTTSTTGVKLLEMLQRGNKPNQNGQGDATSTVVPMMKNSSIKEMEVGGKVVHSLEELEARMRGAPAPPPTAVEPPKITKTDEDLSAFKKLLAQVTGGQAVPAANGPIAQKTQPITLMQLLNKTQQHVAQQQQLAEQMHPPNFNHAGPLGPTQHPHQAQMQHENLMKVLQIQQQQQKQRQQQPPDMLSMMMGQRMMGVSPLPPEMQMMVNNAPSSRELLQRPEAQAIIQGLQQGEITQQHLIQQLQNPVMQHRHREVLVNILKMYGGAAPRTVSPHPSAPTPQDHILQQMLYQQQQQQQQQQQQQQQQQQQQRIPSPMNNAYCPAPIISPNLAVSPNTLTVQHPVIPHRVPSPRELVMHTQSIIQNALIKKKLEEQRENFRKRQEQQQQQQSQRIASPVNSPAKQQLSPTPLAFTPTSVLRKMTAEKEPEGSGDPTKMGNQVQVSHMQQVQSAVQLIAQGVISRHNTLRPQPVQPSWSGPTVKQHPGRPIVKGGGGNQFQYSGNTDYQQQQQQHQQQQQQQQQQQQQQQQRVAIGTYGNLARSKHTMASPLSHVPNPQQFNLPPNSIIGQRSNSINNQLKPQQVQPHLSNIQQQRTVNPQLQQLVMNQNYNAARKDGRAMRPQPINMPVGRQASPGLGFIGSNGGDLSPTSNQLARWFSPELLAQARAGKLPELGQTNVLSLEELERLQHASTTVHN, from the exons ATGTCTTCGGAATCGGTGTCAAGTGATAAGCAGCAGCCAGACCCGAAGATCGAAG GGGATGAAGCGATAATATCAATGTCTGTGGCAGGTGAGGTGACCGACTCTTCCATTGTGGAAGTTGGTAGGTCTCGGCCTCAGTTTCAGTATACTCGG GAGGAACTGATGGAAATGAAAGCTCAACCTTTATCTAAGCGTCGTCCAGATTGCTTGGATTCTGCATATAACAA TTCACGAGGGGTTTGGGATCCTGAGCGCTGGCATCTTGATAGAAAACGTAGTGAAACTCCCCCGGATGACGAAAGAAACGGTCGCGGGGATCAAGTTATCGAAAATCATAGCAAACGTCGTAGCGGTGATTTTCGGGAAcggatccggaaagagtcagATGGGATAGTGCTCAGTCCTCAGCGTCGTAATTTTAACTCTGGATGCTTCGTTAATGTGAGTCAACTTCCAGCTCGACGTCCAGAAAGTCCAATCAGCAAACCAGAG GTTGGACATCGAGAACCAGTGCGTCGCATAGGTAGCGGTCGCATATTGACCCGTGACGTCTGGGACTTCAGACCTGAGAATGAAAAGCTTGAACCAGATCGCCCGGAGTTTGGCTTTAGGTTTGGGGCAACAGGCGGTGGGCCGATGAGAGATAGAGATGGAAGAGATACCCGTGATGTAGGCCGAGATCGTGAAGGTCTCAGAGATAGAGAACGGGAACGTGATTATATGAGAGAAATAGATGAGAGGTATGAAAGACGTTCCTTTGGGAGAGACTTTGGTGATCGGGAGAGAGACCGCGATCGCGATCGAATGGATCGAAATGACAGGCATGATCGCAATCATCAAATGGATCGAGACAAGGATCGTGGTCGTGATAGGAGATTTGGTAATGATCGCAGAAGGACGTATAGCGATAATAGAGAAATTGACGAACCTGAGTGGTTCAGTTCCGGGCCAACATCCCAACACGATACCATAGAACTTCGTGGCTTTGAAGATATTCCTGAAGACAAAGCgttaaacaataataacatcAAAGGTAAAAAACAGTCACCGGCTCAGAAGAAAAGAGGCAAGAAGAATCCCAtggaaaaagacgaaaaatcaAGTGAGAACACGTCAGGGCCCAAGGGTCGCAGTACACCTACGCCCACCGATCAACCAGCTAATTTAGCTCCAGCTCCACATTCACCGATCTCTGAACAAAACGAGCCCGCATCTCCCTCGTcggaaaagaaatcaaatgcAGAGGAAAATTCATTTACAACATCAAAGACTACATCAAATGAAACCACTGCCAATAAGCCCCAGAATGAAAACCAGCCAGACTTCAATCTTGATGATTTTCTGAAGTCCGATTCTTTCCCTGGAGTTCATGGTCTTCTAACT AACGGTGTCGGAGCAAGTGGGGGAACAGAATCACGCTTTAGCCAATGGTTTAAAAGGGAGAGTCCCGTTCAACAAATGGACAGTCGACCTGCCTCCATACAAGATGAGCTGTTGAATAACTTGCTCAACGATATTACCGAGCCAAATATCCAAATCCCTTCTGTTACCGAATCCAATGCCTACTTTGCACCCATATCTCCTGCCAATACAACAAACAACACCACTTCCACAACTGGCGTAAAACTCTTAGAAATGTTACAACGTGGTAATAAACCAAATCAGAATGGCCAAGGAGATGCTACTAGTACTGTCGTACCAATGATGAAAAACTCATCCATCAAGGAAATGG AGGTTGGTGGTAAAGTTGTGCACAGCTTAGAAGAATTAGAAGCCCGTATGAGAGGAGCACCAGCTCCTCCTCCCACTGCTGTTGAACCtccaaaaataacgaagacCGATGAAGATCTCTCTGCTTTCAAAAAGCTG CTTGCTCAAGTGACTGGGGGTCAAGCTGTTCCAGCAGCCAATGGTCCGATTGCTCAGAAAACTCAACCGATCACGCTGATGCAG CTATTGAATAAGACTCAACAACATGTTGctcagcagcagcaactggCTGAGCAGATGCATCCACCAAATTTCAATCACGCAGGTCCACTTGGACCAACGCAACATCCCCACCAGGCACAAATGCAGCATGAAAACTTGATGAAAGTATTGCAGATTCAG caacaacaacagaaaCAGAGACAGCAACAACCTCCGGATATGCTGTCTATGATGATGGGACAACGTATGATGGGTGTCAGCCCTTTGCCTCCTGAAATGCAGATGATGGTGAACAATGCTCCGTCCAGTAGAGAGCTCTTGCAACGACCTGAAGCTCAAGCTATTATCCAAGGCTTACAACAAGGAGAAATTACACAGCAACACCTCATTCAGCAGTTGCAG AATCCTGTGATGCAGCATCGTCATCGTGAAGTATTGGTCAACATCCTTAAGATGTATGGTGGTGCCGCTCCACGCACGGTGAGTCCACATCCAAGTGCGCCAACACCCCAAGACCACATACTACAGCAGATGCTCtatcagcagcaacaacaacaacaacaacagcaacaacaacagcagcagcaacaacaacagcaaagAATACCTTCGCCAATGAACAATG CTTACTGTCCTGCACCAATAATATCACCAAACTTGGCTGTGAGCCCTAATACTTTGACGGTACAACATCCAG TAATACCCCACCGAGTGCCATCGCCACGTGAGCTGGTGATGCACACGCAGTCAATAATCCAGAACGCATTGATCAAGAAGAAGTTAGAGGAACAACGGGAAAATTTCCGTAAGCGACAggagcaacaacagcagcagcaatctCAAAGGATCGCTAGCCCCGTTAATTCGCCAGCCAAACAGCAGCTGAGTCCAACTCCTCTGGCCTTCACACCCACCTCAGTTCTTCGTAAGATGACTGCTGAAAAGGAACCCGAGG GCAGCGGTGATCCAACGAAAATGGGCAACCAGGTTCAGGTGTCACATATGCAACAAGTGCAGTCTGCGGTACAGCTGATTGCACAAGGTGTGATCTCACGGCATAATACACTGCGGCCACAGCCAGTACAGCCATCGTGGTCTGGTCCGACGGTCAAACAACATCCTG GACGGCCTATAGTGAAAGGTGGTGGTGGAAATCAATTCCAGTATAGCGGCAATACTGATtatcagcaacagcaacagcaacaccaacaacagcaacaacaacagcagcagcagcaacagcaacaacagcaaagAGTCGCGATTGGAACATATGGAAATTTGGCCCGATCAAAACACACAATGGCGTCGCCACTTTCTCATGTTCCTAATCCTCAGCAGTTCAATCTTCCACCAAATTCTATTATTGGCCAACGTTCGAATTCTATCAACAATCAGCTCAAACCACAACAAGTCCAGCCTCACCTCTCCAACATACAGCAACAGCGAACAGTTAATCCTCAGCTGCAACAACTTGTTATGAACCAGAACTATAACGCTGCTCGTAAGG ATGGACGAGCAATGCGACCACAGCCCATAAATATGCCTGTGGGTCGACAGGCATCTCCTGGTCTTGGATTTATAGGCAGTAATGGCGGAGATCTGTCGCCGACTTCAAATCAATTGGCACGGTGGTTTAGTCCAGAATTGCTTGCGCAAGCTCGTGCCGGAAAACTACCAGAATTGGGGCAAACTAACGTCTTGTCATTGGAAGAGTTGGAAAGGCTTCAGCATGCCTCTACGACTGTCCATAACTAA